Proteins encoded within one genomic window of Glycine soja cultivar W05 chromosome 1, ASM419377v2, whole genome shotgun sequence:
- the LOC114404898 gene encoding probable transmembrane ascorbate ferrireductase 4: MATVSPSLLFFARVLGLAVAVLVLIWALAFKSSFLTPSLSQQDLIYAVLHPLLMVIGFILLSGEAILVHRWLVGSRGLKKLVHLWLQGVALASGIFGIWTKFQGKDGIVANFYSLHSWMGLASVSLFGAQWLIGFLNFWHRGEVRTVRIRILPWHVFLGLYTYALAIATAETGLLEKLTFLQTKRNVPKHSTESMVVNSLGLGLALLSGFVILVAVSPNYQILQSKLLYSETRCLSS; the protein is encoded by the exons ATGGCCACTGTCTCTCCCTCACTCCTCTTCTTTGCAAGAGTCTTAGGGCTTGCAGTGGCAGTGCTTGTCCTCATATGGGCCCTTGCCTTTAAGTCCAGCTTCCTCACTCCCTCACTCTCCCAACAAGACCTCATATATGCA GTTCTTCATCCTCTGCTCATGGTCATTGGCTTTATCCTCTTAAGTGGAGAAG CAATTTTGGTGCACAGATGGTTAGTTGGATCAAGGGGGTTGAAGAAATTGGTGCATTTGTGGCTTCAAGGGGTGGCTTTAGCTTCTGGGATCTTTGGGATTTGGACAAAATTCCAGGGAAAGGATGGGATTGTGGCAAATTTCTATAGCCTACATTCATGGATGGGTTTGGCTTCTGTATCCCTCTTCGGAGCCCAG TGGTTGATTGGCTTCTTGAACTTTTGGCACCGAGGAGAGGTGCGCACTGTGAGGATAAGGATCTTACCATGGCATGTGTTCCTTGGCCTATACACTTATGCATTGGCAATAGCAACAGCTGAAACTGGATTGTTAGAGAAATTAACATTCTTACAAACAAAGAGAAATGTACCTAAGCACAGCACTGAGTCCATGGTGGTAAATAGTTTAGGGTTGGGTCTTGCCCTCCTTAGTGgctttgttattttggttgCTGTTTCACCCAACTATCAAATCCTTCAAAGCAAACTTTTGTACTCAGAAACAAGGTGTTTGTCATCTTAA